Proteins encoded by one window of Aspergillus chevalieri M1 DNA, chromosome 6, nearly complete sequence:
- a CDS encoding L-glutamate gamma-semialdehyde dehydrogenase (COG:E;~EggNog:ENOG410PMN3;~InterPro:IPR015590,IPR005931,IPR029510,IPR016160, IPR016161,IPR016162,IPR016163;~PFAM:PF00171;~go_function: GO:0003842 - 1-pyrroline-5-carboxylate dehydrogenase activity [Evidence IEA];~go_function: GO:0016491 - oxidoreductase activity [Evidence IEA];~go_function: GO:0016620 - oxidoreductase activity, acting on the aldehyde or oxo group of donors, NAD or NADP as acceptor [Evidence IEA];~go_process: GO:0010133 - proline catabolic process to glutamate [Evidence IEA];~go_process: GO:0055114 - oxidation-reduction process [Evidence IEA]) yields MLSRIPPKLPIARSLRLPSIQARSVTTVPFRLPAARNEPNFDYIKGSPERAQLEKSLKTLKSQLPLESPFFVNGKAQSASNTIGQPIPSEHATTFTNYPLATPEQVNASIESALGAKKEWENTPFVDRVAIFQRAAELVTGKYRYDLIAATMLGQGKNIWQGEIDAAAELADFFRLNCNLAAELLEKQPDRGSPGMWTRVDYRPLEGFVYAISPFNFTAIGGNLVSAPALMGNVVVWKPSPSNVYASTLVYRILLEAGLPPNVIQFVTGDAEQITQTVLSHREFAGLNFTGSSDVFRSLYSQVGQNIGKKVYRDYPRLVGETSGKNFHLVHPTADVDSAVYHTIRGAFEYQGQKCSATSRLYLPESRAQEFLSKLKEQTKTITIGSPDQDLDAFMGPVIHRGSFEKIKGIIDASNKDSSLELITGGTYDDSKGFYVHPTVYRANDIDHALFNTEIFGPVLTVYVYPDNEWSSILQKIDKSGGGFALTGAVFAADRKAVREAEDTLRYSAGNFYINCKTTAALIGQQTFGGSRSSGTNDKAGSPNALLRFTSPRTIKEEFFLLDGYKYPSNQ; encoded by the exons ATGTTGTCTAGAATCCCTCCTAAGCTGCCAATTGCGCGCTCATTGCGCCTGCCATCAATTCAAGCACGAAGTGTCACAACCGTGCCTTTTCGACTACCAGCAGCCAGGAATGAACCGAAT TTTGACTACATCAAAGGATCACCCGAAAGAGCACAGTTAGAGAAATCACTCAAAACCCTCAAGTCTCAATTACCGCTCGAAAGCCCATTCTTCGTCAACGGCAAAGCGCAGTCGGCTTCGAATACCATCGGACAGCCAATTCCATCCGAGCACGCTACCACATTCACCAACTATCCGCTTGCGACTCCGGAACAAGTCAATGCATCGATTGAATCAGCGCTGGGTGCTAAGAAGGAATGGGAAAACACGCCGTTCGTCGACAGAGTTGCTATCTTCCAGCGAGCTGCGGAGCTCGTGACTGGAAAGTACCGATATGATCTGATTGCTGCGACGATGCTGGGACAGGGAAAGAATATCTGGCAAGGAGAGATTGATGCCGCGGCCGAACTGGCGGACTTCTTCCGTTTGAACTGTAATCTGGCTGCTGAGTTGTTGGAGAAGCAGCCGGACCGTGGGAGCCCGGGGATGTGGAC ACGAGTGGATTACCGACCCCTCGAAGGATTCGTCTACGCAATCTCGCCATTCAACTTCACAGCCATTGGAGGTAACCTAGTCTCCGCTCCCGCACTGATGGGCAACGTTGTGGTTTGGAAGCCTTCCCCATCCAACGTCTACGCCAGCACCCTGGTGTACAGGATCCTCCTCGAAGCAGGCCTACCCCCCAACGTGATCCAGTTCGTCACCGGTGACGCCGAACAAATCACCCAAACGGTCCTCTCCCACCGCGAATTTGCAGGTCTGAACTTTACAGGCTCCTCAGACGTCTTCCGCTCGCTGTATAGTCAGGTCGGACAGAATATCGGCAAGAAAGTCTACCGCGACTACCCTCGTTTGGTTGGCGAAACCAGCGGCAAGAACTTCCACCTCGTTCATCCGACGGCTGACGTCGACAGCGCCGTTTACCACACTATCCGGGGCGCATTCGAGTACCAGGGACAGAAATGCTCAGCTACATCGCGACTTTATCTCCCTGAGTCGCGGGCTCAGGAGTTCCTGTCCAAGCTCAAGGAGCAAACGAAGACTATCACCATTGGATCTCCCGACCAGGACTTGGATGCGTTCATGGGGCCTGTCATCCACCGGGGTTCCTTTGAGAAGATCAAGGGCATCATCGATGCCAGCAACAAGGACTCGTCGTTGGAATTGATCACGGGCGGGACTTACGATGACTCGAAGGGCTTCTACGTGCACCCAACCGTCTACCGGGCTAACGACATCGATCACGCGCTGTTCAACACGGAGATTTTCGGCCCCGTGCTGACAGTGTACGTCTACCCAGACAACGAGTGGTCATCTATCTTGCAAAAGATTGACAAGAGCGGCGGCGGATTTGCCCTAACGGGAGCTGTCTTCGCGGCGGATCGGAAGGCCGTCCGAGAGGCTGAGGATACGCTGCGGTATTCGGCAGGAAACTTCTATATCA ACTGCAAAACGACAGCCGCACTTATCGGACAGCAAACATTTGGCGGAAGCCGTTCCAGTGGAACAAATGACAAGGCCGGTAGTCCGAATGCTCTCTTGCGATTCACAAGTCCTCGGACGATTAAGGAGGAATTTTTCCTGCTGGATGGATACAAGTACCCTAGCAATCAGTAA
- a CDS encoding syntaxin family protein (COG:U;~EggNog:ENOG410PJY6;~InterPro:IPR000727;~PFAM:PF05739;~TransMembrane:1 (o249-268i)) → MTNPSQLFLLADHIKLSLLERQRAISLSLEPNSQDGEISRSLESLREGIEASEAEHRRLEEVGDEDAADWKDQLDQLRIQFRDLSVQFHGEGSAGTTLNSPNDPTLASDFARANNTSPDLKQPVPQHPPSKNVRFMAAAADEDEEPDRRNLFQPYRDSPSPPGVDQSGMDNQQIHAYHSQVLRDQDDQLDRLGESIGRQHQLSIQIGDELDGHIALLDEVDEGVDRHQTRLDRAKKGLDKVRRSAGDNWSLMTIVGLIIILIILIVILK, encoded by the coding sequence ATGACGAACCCATCTCAGCTCTTTCTCCTCGCAGATCACATCAAGCTCTCGCTTCTGGAACGACAACGGGCTATCTCGCTAAGCCTCGAGCCCAATAGTCAAGATGGGGAGATCTCCCGCTCACTAGAGTCTCTACGAGAAGGAATCGAAGCATCGGAGGCAGAACATCGGCGCTTGGAGGAGGTAGGTGATGAGGACGCGGCGGATTGGAAAGACCAACTTGATCAGCTGCGCATTCAATTCCGCGACTTGTCGGTTCAATTTCACGGCGAAGGTAGTGCTGGTACTACATTGAATTCACCCAATGACCCGACCCTGGCTTCCGACTTTGCCAGAGCAAACAATACGTCGCCAGACCTGAAACAGCCCGTTCCACAGCACCCGCCTTCCAAGAACGTTCGATTCATGGCCGCGGCCgcagatgaagatgaggagcCCGACCGTCGCAATTTGTTCCAGCCATATCGTGACTCGCCATCGCCCCCGGGAGTCGATCAATCCGGTATGGATAATCAGCAGATACATGCGTACCACTCGCAAGTGCTTCGCGACCAGGATGATCAATTGGACCGTTTGGGGGAGTCGATCGGACGACAGCATCAATTGAGTATTCAGATTGGTGATGAGCTGGATGGACATATCGCATTGCTGGATGAGGTTGATGAAGGGGTGGACAGACATCAGACCCGGTTAGACCGTGCGAAAAAAGGGCTGGACAAGGTCCGGAGAAGTGCGGGAGATAATTGGAGTTTGATGACAATCGTTGGTCTGATTATCATTCTGATTATCCTGATTGTTATTTTGAAGTGA
- a CDS encoding phytanoyl-CoA dioxygenase family protein (COG:S;~EggNog:ENOG410PJ9F;~InterPro:IPR008775;~PFAM:PF05721) gives MTNKYLSSLQRDGYVLIPSLLDPTELTNLRNTASRAASLARTGSWPHFRTVPKQFPPWPKDPPPAEEGGIWGVQHLLHPDIEGRNEFAGVYFSEKVLGVVEKLLLPDGDKGEGEALVMELFNMLVAPETRDFELRWHRDDIPETASAEEEERLLQAKSPQGRQSHAQYNLALCPDASLVVVPGSHRRVRTEIERNAGPYEPSLPGQKVVELQPGDAVFYDSNILHRGVYKGKPAEGAETRLTLHGSVGLKASGDQKVRATAVLQHGVGAWVHREDAAFEVGERAERMRANLVAMGTGEGVGYSLQG, from the coding sequence ATGACAAACAAAtacctctcctccctccaACGCGATGGCTACGTCCTCATCCCGTCCCTCCTCGACCCCACCGAATTAACCAACCTCCGCAATACCGCCTCCCGCGCCGCAAGTCTTGCCCGCACCGGCTCATGGCCACACTTTCGTACCGTGCCCAAGCAATTCCCACCATGGCCGAAAGACCCCCCGCCAGCGGAGGAGGGCGGTATCTGGGGCGTGCAGCATCTGCTGCATCCCGACATTGAGGGAAGGAATGAGTTTGCGGGTGTATACTTTTCGGAGAAGGTATTGGGGGTTGTGGAGAAGTTGCTCTTACCGGATGGTGATAAGGGAGAAGGGGAGGCGCTGGTCATGGAGTTGTTTAATATGCTTGTCGCGCCTGAAACGAGGGACTTTGAACTGCGCTGGCACAGAGATGATATCCCCGAGACCGCATCggcggaggaagaagagcgtCTACTACAAGCCAAATCCCCACAGGGCAGACAATCGCATGCACAATATAACCTCGCGCTGTGTCCAGATGCCTCTCTAGTTGTCGTGCCAGGTTCGCATCGCCGGGTGCGCACTGAAATCGAGCGTAACGCTGGCCCCTATGAACCCTCTCTACCCGGACAGAAGGTCGTGGAGCTGCAGCCGGGCGATGCGGTGTTTTACGATAGTAATATCCTGCATCGCGGGGTTTATAAGGGGAAGCCGGCTGAGGGTGCGGAGACGCGTTTGACGCTGCATGGAAGTGTTGGGTTGAAGGCCTCTGGGGATCAGAAGGTGAGGGCGACGGCGGTTTTGCAGCATGGGGTTGGCGCGTGGGTGCATCGGGAGGATGCGGCGTTTGAGGTGGGTGAACGGGCTGAACGGATGAGGGCGAATCTGGTGGCTATGGGGACGGGGGAGGGTGTTGGGTATTCGTTGCAGGGGTAG
- a CDS encoding putative TRAF-like signal transducer (COG:O;~EggNog:ENOG410QE1X;~InterPro:IPR001841,IPR008974,IPR017907,IPR043211, IPR001293,IPR013083;~PFAM:PF00097,PF13445,PF13639,PF02176,PF15227;~go_function: GO:0005515 - protein binding [Evidence IEA];~go_function: GO:0008270 - zinc ion binding [Evidence IEA]), protein MNLEELLLVESSCTDEIVDLRALDYVSGYDTHLMCPICHCALIRPVRLQCDHVFCQKCLSSAITSSSSTDDFTCPTCRTPTQTVYTDVPRLLINMCDDLRVKCPFSEEGCMEVMARGHVESHVDKYCGYKLLDCPSETCDKKTRKKDLDSDGKCVHELLQCSHCEEEVMEQDYEDHLNKICLRFETMCPHCQVMTLQKDLGDHIDICPDAIHSCTASKYGCPVKIKRADIAMHEQACPLIAMGPYFEAQNSRLNSLELTMRHLQQRNEIFEDGFANIRSTLVDASRVPPGQNSRDLPAEGQPGSSESQEMSNDGSSQSNNPTTYLLSLHESLREEVGQLSHAITDLDARASMAIMNECLRIKEDMAHTNAAVNSIRMQVQWLMNPRLHQGQRTSNVRTNDTNDSGTGQLGSSTASTTSASPISGPSNTSRPGLRPRRLSDSAREGTKL, encoded by the exons ATGAATCTCGAAGAACTCCTCCTGGTGGAGTCGAGCTGCACCGACGAGATCGTTGATCTCCGTGCATTGGACTACGTCTCCGGCTATGACACCCATCTCATGTGTCCGATATGTCACTGCGCCTTAATACGCCCAGTGCGCTTGCAATGTGACCATGTGTTTTGCCAGAAATGCCTGAGTTCCGCCATTACCAGTTCCTCTAGCACAGACGACTTTACATGTCCGACTTGCCGCACACCGACACAGACTGTCTACACGGATGTACCTCGACTTTTGATCAACATGTGTGATGATCTCCGGGTGAAATGTCCATTCTCAGAGGAGGGGTGTATGGAGGTCATGGCTAGAGGCCATGTCGAGTCACATGTTGACAAGTACTGCGGCTACAAGCTTCTGGATTGTCCGAGTGAGACTTGCGATAAAAAGACTCGGAAAAAGGACCTTGACTCGGATGGGAAATGCGTGCATGAGCTCCTTCAATGCTCTCATTGTGAGGAGGAAGTTATGGAGCAAGATTACGAG GACCATCTAAACAAGATTTGCCTGCGTTTCGAGACGATGTGTCCACACTGTCAGGTCATGACATTGCAGAAGGATTTAGGAGATCATATCGATATTTGTCCAGATGCTATCCATTCCTGCACGGCGTCGAAATATGGATGTCCCGTTAAAATCAAACGAGCCGATATCGCCATGCATGAACAAGCATGTCCTTTGATCGCGATGGGACCATACTTTGAAGCTCAAAACTCGCGACTCAACTCTCTTGAGTTAACGATGCGGCATCTACAACAACGAAACGAGATTTTCGAGGACGGATTCGCCAACATCCGCTCAACCTTGGTCGACGCTTCTCGTGTTCCGCCTGGGCAAAATAGCAGAGATCTTCCGGCCGAAGGTCAACCAGGATCATCCGAATCACAGGAGATGTCCAATGACGGCTCCTCCCAGTCCAACAACCCAACAACCTATCTCCTTTCCCTTCACGAATCTCTCCGAGAGGAGGTCGGACAGCTGTCACACGCAATCACCGACCTCGACGCACGTGCCAGTATGGCAATCATGAACGAGTGTCTACGAATCAAAGAGGACATGGCACATACCAACGCCGCTGTCAACAGCATCCGGATGCAAGTGCAATGGCTCATGAATCCGCGTCTCCATCAAGGACAGCGAACATCCAACGTACGCACCAACGAtacgaatgattctggaacTGGGCAGCTGGGCTCGTCCACTGCATCTACTACATCCGCCTCGCCTATATCCGGGCCGAGTAATACATCGAGACCGGGTCTTCGGCCACGGAGACTTAGCGATAGTGCACGGGAGGGGACCAAGCTCTAG
- a CDS encoding class I SAM-dependent methyltransferase (COG:S;~EggNog:ENOG410PH04;~InterPro:IPR029063;~PFAM:PF13649,PF13489,PF08242,PF08241,PF13847): protein MSQPNPNERIQVDTSDEDSVCDADSIVDSTLSITSSVRDYYYENGRRYHAYRQGLYPLPNDEEEQDRLTFIHHLFRLLIGGDLYRAPITRYGRPERILDIGTGTGVWALEMAEDFPDAEIVGTDLSPIQPNFAPPNCRFFVDDAESDWAFTQDEAFDYIHVRALCGGIADWKRFLQQAYNHLKPGGWVEVQEYEAWVWSDDGTHEHAVKLQEWQKLLDSSSLMFGRHMNIAPALAGWMRESGYANVTDDIYKCPVGSWPKNPRLKEIGRVGKVTLYDAIEPYTLALWTRVLGYSSQEAQEWVDQVRAELLNTSLHTHVMFHYVYAQRPVDG from the exons ATGTCCCAGCCCAATCCCAATGAACGGATCCAAGTGGAT ACAAGCGATGAAGATTCTGTATGCGACGCAGACTCTATTGTGGATTCTACTCTTTCCATAACTTCCTCCGTCCGTGACTATTACTACGAAAATGGCCGTCGATACCACGCCTACCGCCAGGGTCTATACCCCCTGCCcaacgacgaagaagaacagGACCGActcaccttcatccaccatcTCTTCCGTTTGCTAATAGGTGGCGACTTATACCGTGCTCCGATCACTCGTTACGGACGGCCGGAGCGCATTCTCGACATCGGCACGGGAACGGGAGTCTGGGCCCTGGAAATGGCGGAAGATTTCCCCGACGCTGAGATCGTAGGGACGGATCTAAGTCCCATCCAGCCGAACTTTGCGCCGCCGAATTGCCGGTTCTTTGTTGATGATGCTGAGAGCGATTGGGCTTTCACGCAGGACGAGGCGTTTGATTATATCCATGTGCGGGCTTTGTGCGGGGGCATTGCGGACTGGAAGCGGTTTCTGCAGCAGGCGTATAATCACCTGAAACCGGGTGGGTGGGTGGAGGTGCAGGAGTACGAGGCTTGGGTGTGGTCGGATGACGGGACGCATGAGCACGCTGTGAAGCTTCAGGAGTGGCAGAAACTACTGGATAGCTCTAGCCTGATGTTTGGGCGACACATGAATATAGCGCCTGCTCTTGCTGGATGGATGCGGGAATCGGGGTATGCCAATGTGACGGATGACATTTACAAG TGCCCCGTCGGTTCATGGCCCAAGAACCCCCGATTGAAAGAGATCGGACGGGTGGGCAAGGTGACACTATACGACGCCATTGAGCCTTATACCCTGGCTCTGTGGACACGGGTTCTGGGTTATTCCTCGcaggaagctcaggaatgGGTGGACCAGGTTCGGGCGGAGTTGCTCAATACCTCGTTGCATACCCATGTGATGTTTCATTATGTATATGCGCAGCGGCCGGTGGACGGGTGA
- a CDS encoding uncharacterized protein (COG:S;~EggNog:ENOG410PS54): protein MSFLASARATLGPRLTFRPVPASLSALHSSPARLSLKESDTNRDNLNNIYESEKEHQIKDLKEGKAHWKQELASNSEASVKADREETQTDAENMEKLQQRTKDSPRSAHGP from the exons ATGTCCTTCCTCGCCTCTGCCCGCGCAACTCTCGGTCCCCGTCTCACTTTCCGCCCTGTCCCCGCGTCCCTCTCTGCCCTCCACAGCTCTCCCGCGAGGCTCTCCTTGAAGGAGTCGGATACCA ACCGTGATAACCTAAACAACATCTACGAATCCGAAAAGGAGCACCAAATCAAAGATCTGAAAGAGGGAAAGGCACACTGGAAGCAGGAATTGGCGAGTAACAGTGAAGCTTCG GTCAAAGCGGACCGTGAAGAAACCCAGACCGACGCCGAGAACATGGAGAAGCTGCAGCAGCGTACAAAGGATTCTCCCAGAAGTGCCCATGGCCCTTAA
- a CDS encoding Het-C domain-containing protein (COG:S;~EggNog:ENOG410PFTA;~InterPro:IPR010816;~PFAM:PF07217;~SECRETED:SignalP(1-25)), with the protein MANSALNALLILGLLLVVLPAQVHGFGAGNIASISAVEGKNWRHGDIEDVLKTVAFIKGHEWTSIMIKRVYFGNWLRDYSQAMDVGTLKSLPADTIRILVWILSFMSFRFATGEFEVTSDRLGVYRPEEHIDNPKDYADNMDARQYDKRLRPPVRQVELDIDPQTGMKNYIANERGDWDTSAAYVKHSLSRSIHYGRIYTSSGRKGNEEDLAEALRCMGQALHTLEDFGAHTNYCELALREMGFHNVFPHTGVRTEINLHGRRVFPLVTGTFGMVDFFHSVLGEATDHFTQSEVNEMDIALGDAQANSSGGSLGAFTGLLGKIPGTRDLVSEAENLKRESEAQETSNRSRGSRSGYATRDLGETSRSEPTQQSLSGGGSSVLSDFDPNKTIAQIYPILAFRDKVVRKLTSIIEKIPGLEAAVEKISDTLTIFVMSLLAPFIRPLINAASNSLQTGSAGVIDASGKHQYEPWTDPTCTDPTHSLLSKDHFSNILNEPAGHVAAAIVKYVAPRVLYAWEHPNVPEQEVIHDCLRVFHHPAIRDMRNDAHRTMFEAVESWVHARKDRGASLNDVLSSEGVKSGKNNGGQVGHSHGSGGFPVMGGQNTGVHQQQHQYSAPHHQQQSQQHQSSGGGGGGMPWDSISKLPIPGISNLNKFSNFIPGGLTKEATNEPSYSGSSSSHHNPSHTSHGQSSSYYGSGGGHRSTHSHNSGHGGYDGHSSHQHSGHSHSRHSGHGHEYSHSHSHHQPSHGHSQGYYQSSHDPYSQRQHHSHSHHHGSGYGGGYGGYGY; encoded by the exons ATGGCCAACTCGGCCCTCAACGCCCTACTCATTCTGGGCCTCTTGCTGGTCGTCCTCCCCGCGCAGGTCCATGGTTTTGGTGCTGGCA ACATCGCTTCCATCTCCGCCGTCGAGGGCAAGAACTGGCGCCATGGTGATATCGAAGATGTGCTCAAGACCGTCGCCTTTATTAAAGGCCACGAGTGGACGTCGATTATGATCAAGAGGGTTTATTTTGGAAATTGGTTGAGGGACTA CTCCCAGGCTATGGATGTCGGCACGCTTAAGAGTCTTCCTGCGGATACGATTCGGATTCTTGTCTGGATTCTCTCGTTCATGTCGTTCCGGTTTGCGACGGGCGAGTTTGAGGTTACGTCTGATAGGTTGGGGGTGTATCGCCCGGAGGAGCATATAGA CAACCCCAAAGACTACGCCGATAACATGGATGCCCGCCAGTACGACAAGCGCCTCCGTCCTCCCGTGCGCCAGGTCGAGCTCGACATCGACCCACAGACCGGAATGAAGAACTACATCGCCAACGAGCGCGGCGACTGGGATACAAGCGCCGCCTACGTCAAGCACAGCTTGTCTCGCAGCATCCACTACGGACGCATCTATACCAGTTCGGGGCGCAAGGGAAATGAGGAGGATCTCGCTGAGGCGCTGCGCTGCATGGGCCAGGCTCTGCATACGCTGGAGGACTTTGGCGCGCACACGAACTACTGTGAGCTTGCGCTGCGCGAGATGGGATTTCATAATGTTTTCCCGCATACGGGTGTTCGCACTGAGATTAACCTCCATGGTCGTCGTGTCTTTCCGCTTGTGACTGGTACCTTTGGTATGGTGGATTTCTTCCACTCGGTGCTTGGTGAGGCTACCGATCATTTCACCCAGTCGGAGGTTAACGAGATGGATATTGCGCTGGGTGATGCGCAGGCGAACTCATCGGGTGGTTCCTTGGGTGCGTTTACGGGGCTGTTGGGCAAGATTCCTGGAACCAGGGATCTCGTCTCAGAGGCTGAGAACCTCAAGCGTGAGTCGGAGGCGCAGGAGACTTCCAACCGGAGCCGGGGTTCTCGATCTGGCTACGCGACCCGGGACCTTGGAGAGACGAGCAGATCGGAGCCAACCCAGCAATCGTTGTCTGGTGGTGGCTCCTCAGTGCTGTCAGACTTCGACCCCAACAAGACAATCGCCCAGATTTACCCCATCCTCGCATTCCGGGACAAGGTCGTGCGCAAGCTCACCTCCATCATCGAGAAGATCCCTGGTCTCGAAGCCGCCGTGGAGAAGATCTCGGATACTCTCACCATCTTCGTCATGTCACTACTGGCTCCGTTCATTCGCCCGCTCATCAACGCCGCTTCCAACTCGCTCCAGACTGGTTCCGCAGGCGTCATCGATGCATCGGGCAAGCACCAGTATGAACCCTGGACCGATCCTACTTGCACTGACCCGACGCACTCGCTCCTCTCCAAGGACCACTTCTCCAACATTCTCAACGAGCCTGCCGGTCACGTCGCAGCCGCGATCGTGAAGTATGTCGCTCCTCGCGTCTTGTACGCCTGGGAACACCCCAATGTCCCTGAGCAGGAGGTCATCCACGACTGTCTGCGTGTGTTCCACCACCCCGCTATTCGGGACATGCGCAACGATGCCCATCGCACCATGTTCGAAGCGGTTGAATCGTGGGTTCACGCCCGGAAGGACAGAGGCGCGAGCCTGAACGATGTCCTCAGCTCTGAGGGTGTGAAGTCGGGCAAGAACAACGGCGGACAGGTCGGCCACTCGCACGGATCTGGTGGATTCCCTGTTATGGGAGGTCAGAATACCGGTGTTCATCAACAGCAGCATCAGTACTCAGCGCCGCATCACCAGCAACAATCGCAGCAGCATCAATCCAGtggtggcggcggaggaggaatGCCCTGGGACTCGATCTCTAAACTGCCCATCCCGGGTATCTCGAACCTGAACAAGTTTTCAAACTTCATCCCGGGCGGTTTGACCAAGGAAGCAACGAACGAGCCGTCGTACTCCGgctccagcagcagccatCACAACCCGTCGCACACCTCCCACGGCCAGTCATCGTCGTACTACGGTTCCGGCGGTGGTCACCGCAGTACCCACAGTCACAACAGTGGCCATGGAGGATACGACGGCCACAGCAGCCACCAACACTCCGGTCATTCCCATAGCCGCCATTCGGGACATGGGCATGAATATAGCCACTCGCACTCCCACCACCAGCCCAGCCACGGGCACTCGCAGGGCTATTACCAGTCAAGCCACGATCCGTACTCGCAGCGCCAGCACCACTCCCATAGCCATCATCATGGTTCGGGCTATGGAGGTGGTTATGGTGGGTATGGATACTAA
- a CDS encoding NAD(P)/FAD-dependent oxidoreductase (COG:E;~EggNog:ENOG410PUA5;~InterPro:IPR006076,IPR036188;~PFAM:PF01266,PF13450;~SECRETED:SignalP(1-22);~go_function: GO:0016491 - oxidoreductase activity [Evidence IEA];~go_process: GO:0055114 - oxidation-reduction process [Evidence IEA]), translating into MPISKSAPIAIIGAGVFGLSTALQLASDGYTNITVFEKDDQIPPRSSAGYDLNKIVRAEYEDPWYTELTIKAIEAWKTPLYAPHYHQTGFLHLVSGSAPQKAVDTLERFLATVRDHPKYKGQIQDVKTRDDIRNIAWQYDGQFPGWKGYFNRQAGYAHASNALLAVYKAAAANGVKFILGKNRGWITELIHDPNTKQVTALRTHSGTTIPTTLTIVATGAAAATLIPSAAQQIVAKSWSLAHIHLTDDETSALRNIPVTYARDLGFFFEPDPVTNWLKICPMGGGYVNTDPVSGRSLPPKTLAESDVLPVEDEGRIRQLLREALPGLEGRELVGKKLCWFADTNDSEFVIDYVPGMEGSVVMLSGDSGHLFKMLPIAGEWVKRLVEEGEQEVARWRWKEGKGQDDGKGEVSWRLGATREFADINKKTSKL; encoded by the exons ATGCCCATCTCCAAATCCGCTCCTATCGCCATTATCGGCGCAGGCGTCTTCGGTTTATCCACTGCCCTCCAGCTTGCCAGTGATGGGTATACAAATATTACTGTTTTCGAAAAGGATGACCAGATTCCGCCTCGCTCGTCGGCCGGTTATGATCTTAATAAGATCGTAAGGGCTGAGTATGAGGATCCGTGGTATACTGAGTTGACGATT AAAGCAATTGAAGCGTGGAAAACTCCCCTTTACGCACCTCACTACCACCAGACCGGATTCCTACATCTAGTCTCCGGCTCCGCGCCCCAGAAAGCAGTCGATACGCTTGAGCGCTTCCTCGCGACAGTCCGTGACCACCCCAAATACAAAGGCCAGATCCAGGACGTCAAAACCCGCGATGACATCCGCAACATCGCCTGGCAATACGACGGCCAATTCCCCGGCTGGAAAGGCTACTTCAACCGCCAAGCCGGCTACGCCCATGCCTCTAACGCCCTACTCGCCGTATACAAagccgccgcagccaacGGCGTCAAATTCATCCTCGGAAAGAACCGCGGCTGGATAACCGAACTAATCCACGACCCCAACACCAAGCAAGTAACAGCCCTCCGCACGCACTCCGGCACCACAATCCCAACGACTCTCACAATCGTCGCCACCGgcgccgcagcagcaacccTGATCCCGTCCGCAGCGCAGCAAATCGTTGCCAAATCTTGGTCCCTAGCACACATCCACCTGACGGACGACGAGACCTCCGCCCTGCGCAACATCCCCGTGACCTACGCCCGCGAcctgggcttcttcttcgaacCGGACCCAGTAACTAACTGGCTCAAGATTTGTCCTATGGGCGGTGGGTATGTCAACACGGACCCTGTGTCTGGACGGTCGTTGCCTCCCAAGACGCTTGCGGAGAGCGATGTTTTGCCCGTTGAGGACGAGGGGCGGATTCGGCAGTTGTTGAGGGAGGCATTGCCCGGGTTGGAGGGGAGGGAGCTTGTGGGGAAGAAGTTGTGTTGGTTTGCGGATACGAACGATTCGGAATTTGTGATTGATTATGTACCTGGGATGGAGGGGTCTGTTGTGATGTTGTCTGGGGATTCAGGACATTTGTTTAAGATGTTGCCGATTGCGGGGGAGTGGGTAAAGAggttggtggaggagggggagcAGGAAGTTGCTAGGTGGCGGTGGAAGGAGGGTAAGGGGCAGGATGATGGGAAGGGGGAGGTTAGTTGGCGGCTTGGGGCGACGAGGGAGTTTGCGGATATCAACAAGAAGACGTCTAAGCTGTGA